In a single window of the Candidatus Kaiserbacteria bacterium genome:
- the rpsR gene encoding 30S ribosomal protein S18: MEKKTTTNVEHYDYKDVLRLRAHMNPHARMFSRKRTGHTAREQRVFAQAVKRARFMALLPYVAE, translated from the coding sequence ATGGAAAAGAAAACAACAACAAATGTTGAACATTACGACTACAAAGATGTGCTCCGCCTACGCGCACACATGAACCCACATGCTCGTATGTTCAGTCGAAAGCGCACAGGCCACACCGCTCGCGAACAGCGAGTATTCGCCCAAGCAGTAAAGCGCGCCCGCTTCATGGCTCTCTTGCCATATGTTGCGGAGTAG
- the ssb gene encoding single-stranded DNA-binding protein — MYLNKAMIFGNLTRDPEMRALPSGQQVCSFSIATNYTYKDREGKRVEKSDFHNVVVFGVQAENSAKYLKKGASAYVEGRLQTQSWEKDGVKHYRTEIVADRVQFGPRTDGGGSSAPREAGAGSAPSATPQKGNAPEYPEEDINPEDIPF, encoded by the coding sequence ATGTACCTTAACAAAGCAATGATTTTCGGGAATCTCACACGAGACCCTGAGATGCGCGCACTTCCAAGTGGACAGCAGGTTTGCAGTTTTAGTATTGCAACCAATTACACGTACAAAGACCGAGAGGGAAAGCGTGTAGAAAAGTCAGATTTTCACAACGTTGTGGTCTTTGGCGTTCAGGCTGAAAACAGTGCAAAGTATCTCAAAAAGGGTGCGAGCGCCTACGTCGAAGGACGTCTCCAGACACAGTCTTGGGAGAAGGATGGTGTAAAGCATTATCGAACGGAAATTGTTGCTGATAGAGTACAGTTTGGTCCTCGTACCGACGGTGGTGGCAGTAGTGCTCCACGAGAGGCAGGCGCAGGAAGCGCACCGAGCGCAACACCACAAAAGGGGAATGCCCCAGAATACCCAGAAGAGGACATCAACCCCGAGGACATCCCATTTTAA